A window of the Euzebya pacifica genome harbors these coding sequences:
- a CDS encoding DUF3291 domain-containing protein, protein MEHHLAQANVAYALASLDSPKMAGFVRASAHVNRAADAADGFVWRLQDAAAVPFLGDERWVVNVSVWQSMAAFETFSFSDPHRRIMQLRSRWFEPHNQPATACWWVPAGHLPDLAEAHRQVLRLWEDGTSAEVFGLGTGVPPAPPVS, encoded by the coding sequence GTGGAGCATCACCTGGCACAGGCGAACGTCGCGTACGCCCTGGCCTCGCTCGACAGCCCGAAGATGGCAGGCTTCGTCCGTGCATCAGCGCATGTCAACCGAGCAGCCGACGCGGCCGACGGGTTCGTCTGGCGCCTGCAGGACGCCGCCGCCGTCCCCTTCCTCGGCGACGAGCGCTGGGTCGTGAACGTCTCGGTGTGGCAGTCGATGGCGGCGTTCGAGACGTTCTCCTTCAGCGACCCGCACCGACGGATCATGCAGCTGCGCAGCCGATGGTTCGAACCGCACAACCAACCCGCCACGGCCTGCTGGTGGGTGCCCGCCGGCCACCTCCCCGACCTGGCGGAGGCACACCGTCAGGTGCTGCGCCTGTGGGAGGACGGCACGTCCGCGGAGGTGTTCGGCCTCGGCACGGGGGTGCCGCCCGCACCCCCGGTCAGCTGA
- a CDS encoding CocE/NonD family hydrolase yields the protein MHTLLPSLTRVLTALAAAVLVLTLLPSAPAAAGSVYPGTQYREEFFDMGDPTFTRLHADLLRDEDVPWTVEQPVILVVSPYTNHTTTAASPLYGNPAGGGGMHERFFDFLDVTDAIEEGYTMVQVDLPGFGGSSGCNDWGGPVEQGAVKAAVEWAASQPWSNGRVGMLGKSYDAWTGLMGMAQDPIGLEAVISMEPVFSGYRYGYNNGVRFTNSVATPALFSVIDATPGGYADSPEYVLNSIGTPYCYGLNIALQQQDSEDVAFWAVRDLVRQAAGSDIPLFLTQGFLETNTKVDAALDYWNAMDDSAGENHMWIGQFDHVRGYEMQGERFAMGRSTFAAQAMSFLDEHLKGIEPTPATDFEAIAVQDNFGRYRAETAYPSADTVLLNTSLRSGTYSDGTGGGIHSVSQPLPHDVWLAGEPRFSASVTTTVPRGNITVLTYDIDEAAGTRTLINRGTSLIRGVGAQQVDIQMYAQDWVVEEGHRIGVEVRGTNSFWVHVPTGQTITVNDADIALPFLTADRTDFLDGESTPRLESHLAGNAADLGPIVTGNEVPFTLPAAIDTGAR from the coding sequence ATGCACACCCTCCTCCCCTCCCTGACCAGGGTCCTCACCGCGCTCGCCGCAGCGGTCCTGGTGCTGACCCTCCTCCCCTCCGCGCCGGCAGCCGCCGGCAGCGTGTATCCGGGGACGCAGTACCGGGAGGAGTTCTTCGACATGGGCGACCCCACCTTCACTCGCCTCCACGCCGACCTGCTGCGCGACGAGGACGTCCCGTGGACCGTCGAGCAGCCAGTGATCCTGGTGGTCAGCCCCTACACCAACCACACCACCACCGCGGCGAGCCCCCTGTACGGCAACCCGGCTGGCGGCGGCGGCATGCACGAGCGCTTCTTCGACTTCCTCGACGTCACCGACGCCATCGAGGAGGGCTACACGATGGTGCAGGTCGACCTGCCGGGCTTCGGCGGATCGAGCGGGTGCAACGACTGGGGCGGCCCGGTCGAGCAGGGTGCGGTCAAGGCGGCGGTGGAGTGGGCGGCCAGCCAGCCGTGGTCCAACGGCCGCGTCGGCATGCTCGGCAAGTCCTACGACGCCTGGACCGGGCTGATGGGCATGGCGCAGGACCCGATCGGCCTGGAGGCGGTCATCTCCATGGAGCCGGTGTTCTCGGGCTACCGCTACGGCTACAACAACGGCGTCCGGTTCACCAACAGCGTCGCCACCCCTGCGCTGTTCTCCGTGATCGACGCCACCCCCGGCGGCTACGCCGACTCCCCCGAGTACGTGCTCAACAGCATCGGCACCCCCTACTGCTACGGCCTGAACATCGCGCTGCAGCAGCAGGACTCCGAGGACGTGGCGTTCTGGGCCGTGCGGGACCTCGTCCGCCAGGCCGCCGGCTCCGACATCCCGCTGTTCCTCACCCAGGGCTTCCTGGAGACCAACACCAAGGTCGACGCAGCGCTGGACTACTGGAACGCGATGGACGACTCCGCCGGTGAGAACCACATGTGGATCGGCCAGTTCGACCACGTCCGCGGCTACGAGATGCAGGGCGAACGCTTCGCCATGGGCCGTTCGACGTTCGCTGCCCAGGCGATGAGCTTCCTCGACGAGCACCTCAAGGGCATCGAGCCGACCCCGGCGACCGACTTCGAGGCCATCGCGGTGCAGGACAACTTCGGCCGCTACCGCGCCGAGACGGCCTACCCGTCAGCCGACACCGTCCTGCTGAACACCTCGCTTCGGTCCGGCACCTACAGCGACGGCACCGGCGGCGGCATCCACTCGGTCTCGCAGCCCCTGCCCCACGACGTGTGGCTTGCCGGCGAGCCGCGCTTCTCCGCCAGCGTCACCACGACGGTGCCTCGCGGCAACATCACCGTCCTGACCTACGACATCGACGAGGCCGCCGGCACCCGGACGCTGATCAACCGCGGCACCTCGTTGATCCGCGGCGTCGGTGCGCAGCAGGTCGACATCCAGATGTACGCCCAGGACTGGGTCGTCGAGGAAGGCCACCGCATCGGCGTGGAGGTCCGCGGCACCAACAGCTTCTGGGTCCACGTCCCCACCGGACAGACCATCACCGTCAACGACGCCGACATCGCGCTACCGTTCCTGACCGCCGACCGAACCGACTTCCTCGACGGCGAGTCGACCCCACGGTTGGAGTCCCACCTGGCCGGCAACGCCGCTGACCTGGGCCCGATCGTCACCGGCAACGAGGTCCCCTTCACCCTCCCCGCGGCCATCGACACCGGCGCGCGCTGA
- a CDS encoding cell wall-binding repeat-containing protein, whose product MASRVPALLPLVALLTLLGVLAALVSTAPASRAQSTTTSDALLVVKSEETPSNVELAVRLSEATPLPDTTTVVMGRSDVFADSLASGVLQSRSPLLLVPPQGPVPDRVVAELQRLGADRVILLGGTSAIGEIVEQQLAGTYTVERRAGTTRIETATTIAAIDAPQATTAVLARAFPSSGADQSQAFADALAAGGMAAELEAPVLLTSTDALPASTRDYLASSTIDEVLIVGGTAAISQAVEDEVRGMGMATERISGPTRFDTAVAVADQLGAQGADDVERVTLVEGQGADAWAGGFAAAAHSAHFDAPIVLASGDALPAPTSTFLAANTGGFAVPTAATDDPVLTCVTPIAACETARVDLGLPASANVLFVPASATTLTPGQEVTVTVEGGSTAFAQTAEVTLDGTCLDQPASAPLEQGTFTVTTSASLPEPCTLVVGVPLSNGSTQTTTATYPGGTMSGTVRSATTDEPVVGATVALSSGATTTTGPAGEYAFTDLPGGSYTVTATADGYVPGAPTTVSVEPAQDTATTLLLSPELAAGSLRIVLSWDDNPADLDSHLWTPESQPYHVYYGPRGSLDACPFAALDIDDVSGFGPETVTISQAVAGTYRYAVHRFSGGETLSQSNAVVQVFDSAGLVAEMAVPLNGTAEHTWWHVFDLDAVNGSLVPANRLLADEAAVAPYAVPNAC is encoded by the coding sequence ATGGCATCTCGAGTTCCTGCGCTGCTGCCGCTGGTGGCCCTGCTGACCCTGCTCGGCGTCCTCGCCGCGCTCGTGTCGACGGCACCCGCCAGCCGCGCCCAGTCCACGACGACCAGCGATGCCCTGCTGGTCGTCAAGTCCGAGGAGACCCCCTCCAACGTCGAGCTTGCGGTTCGGCTGTCGGAAGCGACACCCCTGCCCGACACCACCACCGTCGTCATGGGCCGCAGCGACGTGTTCGCCGACTCCTTGGCGTCCGGGGTCCTGCAGAGCCGCAGTCCGCTACTGCTCGTGCCGCCGCAGGGCCCGGTGCCCGACCGCGTGGTCGCCGAGCTGCAGCGCCTCGGGGCGGACCGGGTCATCCTGCTGGGCGGCACCTCCGCCATCGGTGAGATCGTCGAGCAGCAGCTGGCCGGCACCTACACCGTCGAGCGTCGTGCCGGCACCACCCGCATCGAGACGGCCACGACCATCGCCGCCATCGACGCCCCGCAGGCGACCACCGCCGTCCTGGCACGGGCGTTCCCGTCCTCCGGCGCCGACCAGTCCCAGGCCTTCGCCGACGCGCTGGCCGCGGGCGGCATGGCCGCCGAGCTGGAGGCGCCGGTCCTGCTGACCTCGACCGACGCGTTGCCGGCCTCGACCCGTGACTACCTGGCATCCTCCACCATCGACGAGGTGCTCATCGTCGGCGGGACCGCAGCCATCTCGCAGGCGGTCGAGGACGAGGTCCGTGGCATGGGCATGGCCACCGAGCGGATCTCCGGCCCCACCCGTTTCGACACGGCCGTCGCCGTGGCCGACCAGCTCGGCGCCCAGGGGGCCGACGACGTCGAGCGGGTGACCCTCGTGGAGGGACAGGGCGCCGATGCGTGGGCCGGCGGGTTCGCCGCAGCAGCGCACTCCGCCCACTTCGACGCACCGATCGTCCTCGCCTCCGGAGACGCCCTGCCCGCCCCGACCAGCACCTTCCTGGCTGCCAACACCGGCGGGTTCGCCGTCCCCACGGCGGCCACCGACGACCCCGTCCTGACCTGCGTCACCCCGATCGCCGCTTGCGAGACGGCACGCGTCGACCTCGGCCTGCCTGCCTCGGCGAACGTCCTGTTCGTCCCGGCCAGCGCGACGACGTTGACCCCCGGTCAGGAGGTGACGGTGACCGTCGAGGGTGGGTCGACGGCGTTCGCCCAGACCGCCGAGGTGACCCTCGACGGGACCTGCCTGGACCAGCCAGCATCCGCACCGCTGGAGCAGGGGACCTTCACCGTCACGACGTCGGCCTCGCTGCCGGAGCCCTGCACCCTGGTCGTCGGCGTGCCGCTGTCCAACGGGTCGACCCAGACCACGACCGCCACCTATCCGGGCGGCACGATGAGCGGGACGGTGCGCTCGGCCACGACCGACGAACCGGTGGTCGGGGCGACGGTGGCCTTGTCCTCGGGGGCGACGACCACCACGGGCCCCGCCGGTGAGTACGCGTTCACCGACCTGCCCGGTGGCAGCTACACCGTCACCGCCACCGCAGACGGCTACGTGCCGGGCGCGCCGACGACGGTCAGCGTGGAACCGGCGCAGGACACCGCGACGACGCTGCTGCTGTCCCCCGAGCTGGCAGCGGGCAGCCTGCGGATCGTGCTGTCGTGGGACGACAACCCGGCCGACCTGGACTCACACCTGTGGACGCCGGAGTCCCAGCCCTACCACGTCTACTACGGCCCACGCGGGTCGCTGGACGCCTGCCCGTTCGCGGCCCTGGACATCGACGACGTCAGCGGCTTCGGCCCCGAGACCGTCACCATCAGCCAAGCAGTCGCCGGTACCTACCGCTACGCCGTCCACCGGTTCTCCGGGGGCGAGACGCTGTCGCAGTCCAACGCCGTCGTGCAGGTCTTCGACAGCGCCGGACTGGTGGCGGAGATGGCCGTCCCGTTGAACGGTACGGCCGAACACACCTGGTGGCACGTGTTCGACCTGGATGCCGTCAACGGCAGCCTGGTCCCGGCCAACCGACTGCTGGCCGACGAGGCTGCCGTGGCCCCCTACGCCGTCCCCAACGCCTGTTGA
- a CDS encoding HIT family protein, with translation MAKPCVFCEVIAGGNGTAGEETLVVDESDVVAFLDIRPLFPGHLLIVPRQHVVTLDQLPPEQLAPLFGVAQRAVTAMQTTLGAQGAFVANNNIVSQSVPHLHVHVVPRTKGDGLKGFFWPRKGYRDEAHRLEVLHTLRDALA, from the coding sequence ATGGCGAAACCATGTGTGTTCTGCGAGGTCATCGCCGGCGGCAACGGCACCGCCGGTGAGGAGACGCTGGTTGTCGACGAGTCCGATGTCGTGGCGTTCCTCGACATCCGGCCGCTCTTTCCCGGCCACCTGCTGATCGTGCCGCGCCAGCACGTCGTCACCCTCGACCAGCTGCCGCCGGAACAGCTCGCGCCGCTGTTCGGCGTCGCCCAGCGGGCGGTGACGGCCATGCAGACGACGCTCGGCGCCCAAGGTGCGTTCGTCGCGAACAACAACATCGTCAGCCAGTCCGTCCCGCACCTGCACGTGCACGTGGTTCCCCGCACGAAGGGCGACGGGCTCAAGGGCTTCTTCTGGCCTCGCAAGGGCTATCGCGACGAGGCGCACCGCCTCGAGGTCCTGCACACACTGCGCGACGCGCTGGCCTGA
- the msrA gene encoding peptide-methionine (S)-S-oxide reductase MsrA gives MVTRDDALPGRDAELAVADRHVVLGTPLKGPWPEGHEVITFGMGCFWGAERIFWQIPGVHSTAAGYMGGWTRNPTYEETCTAQTGHTEAVQVVFDPEQVDLDVLLKAFWENHDPTTPNRQGNDIGTQYRSAVYPTTDEQMSAVQDSRARYQQALTEAGYGEIATEIRPAAEAGDGVFYYAEDYHQGYLHKNPGGYCNHGFCQVGYDLEAHGQGAAKATLPEA, from the coding sequence ATGGTCACCCGCGATGACGCCCTGCCCGGCCGCGACGCCGAGCTCGCGGTGGCCGATCGCCACGTCGTGCTGGGGACACCGCTGAAGGGGCCGTGGCCCGAGGGACACGAGGTCATCACCTTCGGCATGGGGTGCTTCTGGGGCGCCGAGCGCATCTTCTGGCAGATCCCCGGCGTGCACTCCACCGCCGCGGGTTACATGGGTGGCTGGACCAGGAACCCCACCTACGAGGAGACCTGCACCGCGCAGACGGGCCACACCGAGGCCGTGCAGGTCGTGTTCGACCCCGAGCAGGTCGACCTCGACGTGCTGCTCAAGGCGTTCTGGGAGAACCACGACCCGACCACGCCGAACCGGCAGGGCAACGACATCGGCACCCAGTACCGCTCGGCGGTCTACCCGACCACCGACGAGCAGATGTCGGCAGTCCAGGACTCCCGCGCCCGCTACCAGCAGGCGCTGACGGAGGCCGGGTACGGCGAGATCGCCACCGAGATCCGGCCCGCCGCCGAGGCCGGGGACGGCGTCTTCTACTACGCCGAGGACTACCACCAGGGCTACCTGCACAAGAACCCCGGCGGGTACTGCAACCACGGCTTCTGCCAGGTCGGCTACGACCTCGAGGCCCACGGCCAGGGTGCGGCGAAGGCCACGTTGCCGGAGGCCTGA
- a CDS encoding MarR family winged helix-turn-helix transcriptional regulator: MTDAEEPRWLDPTQMAAWVRLVQVMAWLPPKLDEALKPHGLNTFEYGILVSLSDAPNGQVPVSTLAARARGSQSRVSHAVTRLQAKGWVCRSASTTDRRLSIVTLTDAGRARLVAAAPDHVESVRESVIDVLDDEQLLGLGSACAAIARGLQPADLPGMAPPGPWD; this comes from the coding sequence ATGACCGACGCGGAAGAGCCCCGCTGGCTGGACCCGACGCAGATGGCCGCGTGGGTGCGGCTCGTGCAGGTCATGGCGTGGCTGCCACCGAAGCTGGACGAGGCGCTCAAGCCCCACGGCCTGAACACCTTCGAGTACGGCATCCTGGTCAGCCTGTCCGACGCCCCCAACGGGCAGGTTCCGGTGAGCACCCTTGCGGCCAGGGCCAGAGGGTCGCAGTCACGCGTGTCCCACGCGGTCACGCGACTGCAGGCGAAGGGGTGGGTGTGCAGGTCGGCGTCCACAACCGACCGGCGGCTGAGCATCGTCACGCTGACCGACGCCGGTCGGGCCCGGCTGGTCGCCGCGGCCCCCGACCACGTCGAGTCGGTGCGGGAGTCGGTGATCGACGTACTCGACGACGAGCAGCTGCTGGGCCTCGGATCAGCGTGCGCGGCGATCGCCCGGGGCCTCCAACCTGCTGACCTGCCGGGGATGGCGCCGCCCGGTCCCTGGGACTGA
- a CDS encoding DoxX family protein encodes MHLALWIVQTVLALLFLAAGAMKLAKSKDDLRADMAWVEGVSPAQVKAVGAVEVAAALGLILPAATGILPVLTPLAAAGLVIVMVLAAATHLRLDEASKVPPNVVLGALALFVAIMRFGPEAF; translated from the coding sequence GTGCACCTTGCCCTCTGGATCGTCCAGACCGTCCTCGCCCTCCTGTTCCTCGCCGCGGGGGCGATGAAGCTCGCCAAGTCCAAGGACGACCTGCGTGCCGACATGGCCTGGGTCGAGGGGGTCTCCCCTGCGCAGGTCAAGGCGGTCGGCGCGGTGGAAGTCGCCGCGGCCCTCGGCTTGATCCTCCCGGCGGCCACCGGCATCCTGCCGGTCCTGACGCCCCTCGCCGCGGCTGGCCTGGTCATCGTGATGGTGCTCGCCGCAGCCACCCACCTTCGCCTGGACGAGGCGTCGAAGGTCCCGCCCAACGTCGTCCTCGGCGCGCTCGCCCTGTTCGTCGCGATCATGCGGTTCGGCCCGGAGGCCTTCTAG
- a CDS encoding winged helix-turn-helix domain-containing protein, which produces MADMDDRVTLDSDKLRCLAHPLRSRLLGALRLDGPATSAKLARRLGTNTGATSYHLRELAEVGLVREVEDLGTARERWWAAAHQMSSFSEADFREDPDDRAAVDWLMAHNLQLTTRCREDWLTGRQGWTEEWVRASDVSDYALELTPAQTRAMNDELAAVIERYRVEGPAEEGDVQQVLVLLDAFPVREVRL; this is translated from the coding sequence ATGGCCGACATGGACGACCGCGTCACCCTTGACAGCGACAAGCTGCGCTGTCTTGCCCACCCCCTCCGGAGCCGGCTGCTGGGCGCGCTGCGCCTGGACGGCCCCGCCACGTCGGCCAAGCTGGCCAGACGGTTGGGCACCAACACCGGCGCCACCAGCTACCACCTGCGGGAGCTGGCCGAGGTCGGCCTGGTCCGCGAGGTCGAGGACCTGGGCACGGCCCGTGAGCGGTGGTGGGCCGCCGCCCACCAGATGTCGTCGTTCAGCGAGGCCGACTTCCGCGAGGACCCCGATGACCGGGCGGCGGTGGACTGGCTGATGGCCCACAACCTGCAGCTGACGACCCGCTGCAGGGAGGACTGGCTCACCGGTCGGCAGGGCTGGACCGAGGAATGGGTGCGGGCCAGCGACGTCAGCGACTACGCGCTCGAGCTGACCCCCGCGCAGACGCGGGCGATGAACGACGAGCTGGCGGCCGTCATCGAGCGGTATCGCGTCGAGGGGCCGGCGGAGGAGGGGGACGTCCAGCAGGTCCTCGTGCTGCTCGACGCCTTTCCGGTGCGGGAGGTCCGGCTGTGA
- a CDS encoding metal-dependent hydrolase family protein codes for MTAAGTLTIDNARIWTATDDGIVDGAIHIRDGIVEAITDAGALDGRPVLDARERVVIPGLVDAHFHAYGIGLDMLVMEATPLSYVTAKATKRLGGALRRGFTTVRDVAGGDIGLRRAIDEGLIAGPRYLFTGPALSQTGGHGDPRPGDLAVDTCCHHTSEVVDGVEPLRVAVRERFRTGAHAIKIMTSGGVISLTDPLRIPQYSPEEVRAVCDEAIRRGSYVAAHAYSPEAIVHSVTNGVRSIEHGNLLDAATAQVMARSGALLVPTLATYDAMDRRVDEIGLTPVQKAKNLEVLDHGKRAIDIAAEEGVTIGFGTDLMGDLEDDQLQGLRLQHEVMGTAGVLRAATRGNAELLGDDRVGRLGEGSFADLVILARDPFDEPDALWDPADDARDVVLNGIPFGARKS; via the coding sequence ATGACCGCCGCAGGAACGCTGACCATCGACAACGCCCGCATCTGGACCGCGACCGACGACGGGATCGTCGACGGTGCCATCCACATCCGCGACGGGATCGTCGAGGCGATCACCGACGCCGGGGCCCTCGATGGCCGTCCTGTGCTCGACGCGCGCGAACGGGTCGTGATCCCGGGACTCGTCGACGCCCACTTCCATGCCTACGGCATCGGCCTGGACATGCTGGTCATGGAGGCCACGCCGCTCAGCTACGTCACGGCCAAGGCCACCAAGCGTCTCGGCGGGGCGCTGCGCCGCGGGTTCACGACCGTTCGGGACGTCGCCGGTGGGGACATCGGCCTGCGACGCGCCATCGACGAGGGACTGATCGCCGGGCCGCGCTACCTCTTCACCGGGCCGGCGCTGTCACAGACCGGCGGCCACGGTGACCCCCGTCCGGGTGACCTCGCCGTGGACACCTGCTGCCACCACACCTCCGAGGTCGTCGACGGCGTCGAACCCCTCCGCGTGGCCGTGCGCGAGCGGTTCCGCACCGGCGCCCACGCCATCAAGATCATGACCTCCGGCGGGGTGATCTCCCTGACCGATCCGTTGCGCATCCCGCAGTACTCCCCCGAGGAAGTGCGCGCCGTCTGCGACGAGGCCATCCGACGCGGCAGCTACGTGGCCGCCCACGCCTACTCGCCGGAGGCCATCGTGCACTCGGTCACCAACGGCGTGCGGTCCATCGAGCACGGCAACCTGCTGGACGCCGCGACCGCCCAGGTGATGGCCCGCTCGGGTGCGCTGCTCGTGCCCACACTGGCCACCTACGACGCGATGGACCGCCGGGTGGACGAGATCGGCCTGACCCCGGTGCAGAAGGCCAAGAACCTGGAGGTCCTCGACCACGGCAAGCGCGCGATCGACATCGCCGCGGAGGAGGGGGTCACCATCGGCTTCGGGACCGACCTGATGGGCGACCTCGAGGACGACCAGCTGCAGGGCCTGCGCCTGCAGCACGAGGTGATGGGCACCGCCGGCGTCCTGCGTGCGGCCACACGGGGCAACGCCGAGCTCCTCGGCGACGACCGGGTGGGTCGTCTTGGCGAGGGCTCGTTCGCCGACCTGGTCATCCTGGCCCGCGACCCGTTCGACGAGCCGGACGCCCTCTGGGACCCCGCCGACGATGCCCGTGACGTTGTGCTGAACGGCATCCCATTCGGCGCTCGAAAGTCCTAG
- a CDS encoding cell wall-binding repeat-containing protein, giving the protein MRDSARVLVTARGGRWAAVLVALLVIAMAVPAVAQLPAGSRIGNDDDPTAASIDISTSTRPDGSVARVVLGRNDVFPDNLAGSGAAGADGALLLVDPAPAGLSEDVGREIARLLPTDAPAECGTGLDAEVILLGGEAALSAQLFTDLEENFCVDRLAGPSRVETSTAIAAALLASGAPRGTLLVARDDNPADSAAAGAWSAATGSPIVVTSSTSLHPSVAALLDPANGQWDRVVLLGGTAALNADVEAQVRAAAGAGTEVVRIAGAARDDTALQIGLQLWGGTAGAAVAIVNGYSDTFWTYALPGGVAASSVNAPLLYVQTDAVPGTTASYLGDRMPTVTTIGPAGQVSDATKAEAERIAGGGGTTPPPAANDLRIIGLTPDADGTVTVTAAPGDYSITVVATAADGSSQVFFDGVTGPGIALGQGDIAEGATFGDNALVFPFLPDQQVQPGDYAFPLFSDGGIGTVQAIVKSGDPNARQVLDANFYVVTDHQSIDEQAERDALSGTYRQIGEQIFGQQNLGVGTMQILDVPADLKARHSQLEVAADEGNSPEIRHLCSSLRGLSGEARTINFAIVDNIVDDPPPPPGQDAGETEGIAAGIPGVPLLADMGNSCVIIIANGGRDISQLGTTTWHEAGHFLGLFHTSEEDGATFDPLPDTPECRDPNGDGTIDEQECGAAGQNFMFYDSDSTNMTAHQAFVMRHNPLFRPA; this is encoded by the coding sequence ATGAGGGATTCAGCCCGTGTTCTCGTCACTGCGCGCGGAGGGAGATGGGCGGCGGTCCTGGTGGCGTTGTTGGTCATCGCGATGGCGGTGCCCGCCGTCGCACAGCTTCCGGCCGGTAGCCGCATCGGCAACGACGACGACCCGACCGCGGCGTCGATCGACATCTCGACCAGCACCCGCCCGGATGGATCGGTGGCGCGGGTGGTCCTCGGCCGCAACGACGTCTTCCCCGACAACCTGGCCGGCTCCGGCGCCGCCGGTGCCGACGGGGCGTTGCTGCTGGTCGACCCCGCCCCAGCCGGACTGTCCGAAGACGTCGGTCGCGAGATCGCCCGGTTGTTGCCGACCGATGCGCCGGCGGAGTGCGGCACCGGACTGGACGCCGAGGTGATCCTGCTCGGCGGTGAGGCCGCGCTGTCCGCACAGCTGTTCACCGACCTGGAGGAGAACTTCTGTGTCGACCGCCTGGCCGGTCCGTCGCGGGTCGAGACCTCCACAGCGATCGCGGCGGCGCTGCTGGCGTCGGGCGCACCCCGTGGGACGCTGCTCGTTGCACGGGACGACAACCCTGCTGACTCCGCAGCCGCAGGCGCATGGTCGGCCGCAACCGGATCGCCCATCGTGGTGACGTCGTCGACCTCGTTGCACCCGTCGGTCGCCGCGCTGCTGGACCCCGCGAACGGCCAGTGGGACCGCGTGGTCCTGCTCGGTGGCACGGCCGCGCTCAACGCCGATGTCGAGGCCCAGGTCCGTGCCGCGGCGGGGGCCGGGACCGAGGTCGTCCGCATCGCCGGCGCGGCCCGGGACGACACGGCGCTGCAGATCGGGCTGCAGCTGTGGGGCGGCACGGCCGGTGCGGCCGTCGCCATCGTCAACGGCTACTCCGACACGTTCTGGACCTACGCGCTGCCGGGCGGCGTCGCCGCGAGCTCGGTGAACGCCCCGCTGCTGTACGTCCAGACCGACGCCGTCCCCGGCACCACCGCCAGCTACCTCGGCGACCGGATGCCGACCGTCACCACGATCGGTCCGGCCGGCCAGGTCAGCGACGCGACGAAGGCCGAGGCCGAACGGATCGCCGGGGGCGGCGGGACGACACCTCCGCCTGCGGCCAACGACCTGCGGATCATCGGCCTGACCCCGGATGCGGACGGGACCGTGACCGTGACCGCCGCGCCGGGCGACTACTCCATCACCGTCGTGGCCACCGCGGCGGACGGCAGCAGCCAGGTCTTCTTCGACGGGGTCACCGGCCCCGGCATCGCGCTGGGCCAGGGCGACATCGCGGAGGGCGCGACGTTCGGCGACAACGCCCTGGTCTTCCCGTTCCTGCCCGACCAGCAGGTCCAGCCCGGCGACTACGCCTTCCCCCTGTTCAGCGATGGGGGCATCGGCACGGTGCAGGCCATCGTGAAGTCCGGGGACCCCAACGCCCGACAGGTGCTGGACGCCAACTTCTACGTGGTGACCGACCACCAGTCCATCGACGAACAGGCCGAGCGCGATGCCCTGTCGGGGACCTACCGCCAGATCGGTGAGCAGATCTTCGGCCAGCAGAACCTCGGCGTCGGGACGATGCAGATCCTGGACGTGCCCGCGGACCTGAAGGCACGACACAGCCAGCTCGAGGTCGCCGCGGATGAGGGCAACTCGCCCGAGATCCGTCACCTGTGCAGCAGCCTGCGCGGGCTGAGCGGCGAGGCCCGGACCATCAACTTCGCGATCGTCGACAACATCGTGGACGACCCGCCACCGCCTCCGGGCCAGGACGCCGGCGAAACCGAGGGCATCGCGGCCGGCATCCCCGGCGTGCCGCTGCTGGCCGACATGGGCAACTCGTGCGTCATCATCATCGCCAACGGCGGACGTGACATCAGCCAGCTCGGCACGACGACCTGGCACGAGGCCGGGCACTTCCTGGGCCTGTTCCACACCTCCGAGGAGGACGGTGCGACGTTCGACCCGCTGCCCGACACCCCGGAGTGCCGTGACCCCAACGGCGACGGGACGATCGACGAGCAGGAATGCGGTGCGGCCGGTCAGAACTTCATGTTCTACGACTCCGACTCGACCAACATGACCGCGCACCAGGCGTTCGTCATGCGGCACAACCCGCTGTTCCGACCGGCCTGA